A genome region from Macrobrachium rosenbergii isolate ZJJX-2024 chromosome 42, ASM4041242v1, whole genome shotgun sequence includes the following:
- the LOC136828105 gene encoding probable RNA-binding protein EIF1AD has protein sequence MSVTTKKKHVERELYEDFSLPEEHQSIVRVVRARGNNLHQVAAPNGEEFLVSMPPKFRKHVWIKRGNYVVTEPIPEGNKVRAEIVRILMKDHIRFIEQNGKWPSEFTLQDCESKDEQEISSRLDSIKVSNEQTDESGSESEQDDFLIENPNRPNVYVDETESSDSEEESDSETESDEQLDNNDGSVNN, from the exons ATGTCAGTCACTACAAAGAAAAAGCATGTGGAGCGGGAGCTCTATGAAGACTTTTCTTTACCCGAAGAACATCAGTCGATTGTTAGAGTTGTTAGAGCAAGGGGAAACAACTTGCATCAA GTTGCTGCACCAAATGGAGAAGAGTTCCTTGTATCAATGCCTCCTAAGTTTCGCAAACATGTCTGgattaaaagaggaaattatgTGGTGACAGAGCCCATACCTGAAGGAAATAAAGTACGGGCAGAGATTGTTCGAATCCTAATGAAAGACCATATTCGATTTATTGAACAAAATGGTAAAtggccttcagaatttactctgcAGGACTGTGAGAGCAAAGATGAACAGGAAATTAGTAGCAGACTGGACAGTATTAAGGTCAGCAACGAACAGACTGACGAAAGTGGCTCAGAGAGTGAACAAGATGATTTTTTGATTGAAAATCCGAATAGACCAAATGTTTATGTTGATGAGACTGAGTCCAGTGACTCTGAAGAAGAAAGTGATAGTGAAACTGAATCTGATGAACAATTGGACAACAATGATGGAAGTGTTAATAACTAA